A stretch of the Candidatus Gastranaerophilales bacterium genome encodes the following:
- a CDS encoding family 10 glycosylhydrolase, with protein MIKLIVKVISVFIIFLTSPYVLAAPVGILDCDGSFNETFKAANIDSVLIPKANLSSLSIKSVQVLVIPCYDKLTSNDYNSLKEYVNSKGKLVLITPAKDSNPEFFKKLASIIGVNVEGIETTAQKKEINWVEKTLSDNQLEKNTTVAKISLTGNTTALAVFDETEKNECAISFNPDGVFISWRWGKDADKNFNAKSMEYIFEYILPKTQIIKSVVYTKSDFKNDLKKLQEAREVADNYSNNISCYSGDLCNAQEQAQRSKINEILAQDAYEKGSYDLCKTYLYNANANILNTICYAKPLKAAQHRGIWLDRGSIVNIKNQAQMGQVFEKLKQAGINTVYIETYNAGYSIFPSKMAAQNPLTINSDPLKWAVEEAHKRNIKLHAWIWVFAVGNDRHNPIINKPKDFEGPVLSNYPDWALIGEYGNLRPKNQPEFWIDPSNKEGVNFLLNLGKEIVAKYQVDGIQLDYIRYPFQNSSNLMGLNSNSVEQFENITGEKLLNTNYETSILWMQWKEKNIDNFVQRFNYETKKINPNLKISCAVFGKSQQERRETVGQNWELWAKNDWVDIINPMTYSMNVQSLAKNLECFTNEVSSKCLIYPGIALKHVDEIEMLKQLNYIEQEKGMLGSTIFAYAQLDEKKANFLQYGIFSDNAANPSYNQPKCAYSMLNTFKDNLTLYSNIAYDMSAKERKDFDTIIAQVNSTLVDIQNLQYQRALKKVNIIEKDTSAFTSVYMKYDFNRPKELLSLVKQTKILLSIAAKK; from the coding sequence ATGATAAAATTAATTGTAAAAGTCATATCAGTTTTTATTATTTTTTTGACCTCACCCTATGTACTCGCCGCTCCTGTCGGAATTTTAGATTGCGATGGTTCGTTCAATGAAACTTTTAAAGCTGCTAACATAGATTCAGTATTAATTCCCAAAGCGAACCTGTCGTCTTTAAGTATCAAATCCGTGCAGGTACTGGTTATTCCTTGCTATGATAAACTGACTTCCAATGATTATAATTCCCTGAAAGAGTATGTCAATTCAAAAGGAAAGCTGGTTCTTATAACCCCTGCCAAAGATTCAAACCCGGAGTTTTTTAAAAAACTGGCTTCTATTATCGGTGTAAATGTTGAAGGTATTGAAACAACAGCTCAAAAAAAGGAAATTAACTGGGTGGAAAAAACTCTTAGCGATAACCAATTGGAGAAAAACACCACTGTCGCTAAAATATCTCTGACAGGGAATACAACGGCTTTAGCGGTATTTGATGAAACAGAAAAGAATGAATGCGCGATATCCTTCAACCCTGACGGGGTTTTTATCAGCTGGCGCTGGGGTAAGGATGCCGATAAAAACTTTAACGCGAAATCTATGGAGTATATTTTTGAGTATATTCTGCCTAAAACTCAAATTATAAAATCCGTGGTTTATACAAAATCCGATTTCAAAAATGACCTTAAAAAACTGCAAGAGGCAAGAGAGGTTGCAGATAATTATTCAAACAACATCTCATGCTACAGCGGCGATTTATGCAATGCACAAGAGCAGGCGCAGCGCTCAAAAATAAACGAAATACTTGCTCAAGATGCTTACGAAAAAGGCAGTTACGACTTGTGTAAAACATATCTGTACAATGCAAATGCTAATATTTTAAATACTATTTGTTACGCTAAACCGTTAAAAGCTGCCCAGCACAGGGGAATTTGGCTGGACAGAGGCAGCATAGTTAATATAAAAAACCAGGCACAAATGGGGCAAGTGTTTGAAAAGCTTAAACAGGCAGGTATTAATACCGTTTATATAGAAACCTATAACGCAGGATACAGTATTTTTCCGTCAAAAATGGCTGCCCAAAACCCTTTAACTATAAATTCAGACCCGCTAAAATGGGCGGTGGAGGAAGCTCATAAACGCAATATTAAACTTCATGCCTGGATTTGGGTATTTGCGGTAGGCAATGACAGACATAACCCTATAATTAATAAACCAAAAGACTTTGAAGGTCCTGTTTTAAGCAATTACCCCGATTGGGCATTAATCGGCGAATACGGCAATCTAAGACCCAAAAACCAGCCCGAATTTTGGATTGACCCGTCCAATAAAGAAGGGGTTAACTTCTTGCTTAATCTGGGCAAAGAAATCGTTGCCAAATACCAGGTGGACGGCATTCAGCTTGATTATATAAGATATCCCTTCCAAAATTCAAGCAACCTTATGGGATTAAACAGCAATTCGGTAGAACAATTTGAAAATATTACAGGCGAAAAATTGCTCAATACCAACTATGAAACATCTATTCTCTGGATGCAATGGAAAGAAAAAAATATAGATAACTTTGTTCAGCGCTTTAATTATGAAACAAAAAAAATAAACCCTAACCTCAAAATCTCCTGTGCCGTGTTTGGCAAAAGCCAACAGGAAAGACGTGAAACCGTAGGACAAAATTGGGAGCTTTGGGCAAAAAATGACTGGGTTGATATTATAAACCCTATGACCTACTCCATGAACGTTCAAAGTCTTGCCAAAAACCTTGAGTGTTTTACAAACGAAGTTAGTTCCAAATGCCTGATATATCCGGGTATTGCCTTAAAACACGTCGATGAAATTGAAATGCTTAAACAGCTTAACTACATTGAACAGGAAAAAGGAATGCTGGGCTCTACCATATTTGCTTATGCACAGCTGGATGAGAAAAAAGCCAATTTTCTTCAATACGGTATTTTTTCGGATAATGCGGCAAACCCGTCTTACAATCAGCCCAAATGCGCATACAGCATGCTAAATACTTTTAAGGATAATCTGACTTTGTACTCTAATATTGCTTATGATATGAGTGCAAAAGAAAGAAAAGATTTCGATACAATTATTGCACAGGTAAATTCAACTCTTGTTGATATACAAAATTTGCAATATCAAAGAGCTTTGAAAAAAGTTAATATAATCGAAAAAGACACCTCGGCATTTACATCTGTTTATATGAAATATGATTTTAACCGCCCAAAAGAACTGTTAAGCCTTGTAAAACAAACAAAAATTTTATTAAGCATCGCAGCCAAAAAATAG
- the gap gene encoding type I glyceraldehyde-3-phosphate dehydrogenase, with protein MVKVAINGFGRIGRNTLRAAIKEGIFNELDYVAINDPGLSPENAAHVFKYDSVMGRFDGTVEVAQDGLVINGKKIKFYAEKDPAALPWRELGVDVVIESTGFYTDAEKAKAHIAAGAKKVIISAPAKNEDITIVLGVNEDKYDSSLHNVISMASCTTNCLAPVAKVVLEKFGIVKGLMTTVHSYTGDQRLLDAGHKDPRRARAGALNIVPTTTGAAKAVALVLPELKGKLNGFAMRVPTPDVSVVDVVFETEKPVTAEAVNAALKEAADGKILAYEEQPLVSTDFIGSSQSSTVDAALTMAIGDNMVKIISWYDNEMGYSTRLAESTKYVADRL; from the coding sequence ATGGTAAAAGTAGCTATAAACGGCTTCGGCAGAATTGGCCGTAACACATTAAGAGCAGCTATTAAAGAAGGTATTTTCAACGAACTTGATTACGTTGCAATTAATGACCCGGGGTTATCTCCTGAAAACGCAGCACACGTATTCAAATACGACTCGGTTATGGGTAGATTTGACGGAACTGTTGAAGTTGCGCAAGATGGTCTTGTAATCAACGGTAAAAAAATTAAATTTTATGCAGAAAAAGACCCTGCAGCTCTTCCCTGGAGAGAGCTTGGAGTAGACGTAGTTATTGAATCTACAGGTTTCTACACGGATGCTGAAAAAGCAAAAGCCCACATTGCAGCAGGCGCTAAAAAAGTTATCATCTCTGCTCCTGCAAAGAACGAAGATATTACAATCGTTCTCGGGGTAAATGAAGACAAATACGATTCTTCACTGCACAATGTAATCTCTATGGCATCTTGTACAACTAACTGTTTAGCTCCCGTAGCTAAAGTTGTTTTAGAAAAATTCGGTATCGTTAAAGGTTTGATGACAACTGTTCACTCATACACAGGCGACCAAAGACTTTTAGACGCCGGACACAAAGACCCTCGTCGTGCGAGAGCAGGCGCTTTGAACATTGTTCCTACAACTACGGGTGCCGCTAAAGCTGTTGCTTTGGTGCTGCCTGAATTAAAAGGAAAGTTGAACGGTTTCGCTATGCGTGTTCCTACCCCTGACGTTTCAGTTGTAGACGTTGTGTTTGAAACAGAAAAACCTGTAACCGCAGAAGCTGTAAACGCTGCTTTAAAAGAAGCCGCTGACGGTAAAATTCTTGCTTACGAAGAACAACCGCTTGTTTCTACAGACTTCATCGGCAGTTCTCAATCTTCAACCGTTGACGCTGCATTGACAATGGCAATCGGTGACAACATGGTTAAAATTATTTCCTGGTACGATAACGAAATGGGTTATTCTACAAGATTAGCTGAATCTACAAAATATGTTGCTGACAGATTATAA
- a CDS encoding MgtC/SapB family protein yields MDLFNFDFSSIPAYYTDMALRVTLALVLGFAIGIEREITSKFAGLRTHILVCLGSCVFTILSIYAFPTISAGGNPVAYGDPARIAAQILTGIGFIGGGTVLRHGPSVFGLTTAATLWTTASIGMAAGAGSISLAVFATILTLMVLILIRNLEVTFLRGLSQKTANIKATLVVDSANLNEVITKLGKKFRKIVELNHTKSDREQGKEKIYFVTKVVSKDPILDMYSEISKIEHVENVYITNLNFEP; encoded by the coding sequence ATGGATTTATTTAATTTTGATTTTTCTTCCATACCTGCATACTATACGGATATGGCGTTGAGAGTGACATTGGCATTGGTTTTGGGCTTTGCAATCGGTATTGAGCGTGAAATAACAAGCAAATTTGCGGGGCTTAGAACCCACATACTTGTTTGTTTAGGTTCCTGTGTGTTTACTATTTTATCAATTTATGCTTTCCCTACAATTTCCGCAGGCGGAAATCCGGTAGCATACGGTGACCCCGCCAGAATTGCCGCCCAAATACTTACGGGTATAGGTTTTATAGGCGGCGGTACAGTGCTGCGTCATGGTCCTTCAGTTTTCGGACTTACTACGGCGGCGACTTTGTGGACTACCGCAAGTATCGGAATGGCTGCAGGAGCAGGTTCCATATCCCTTGCTGTTTTTGCCACGATTTTAACTTTAATGGTTCTTATTCTTATAAGAAATCTTGAGGTTACTTTCTTAAGAGGACTTTCCCAAAAAACCGCCAATATTAAGGCAACCTTGGTTGTTGACAGTGCAAATTTAAACGAAGTTATAACAAAATTAGGCAAAAAATTCAGGAAAATTGTTGAACTTAATCATACAAAAAGCGACAGGGAACAGGGAAAAGAAAAAATTTATTTCGTTACAAAAGTTGTTTCAAAAGACCCTATTCTTGATATGTATAGTGAAATCAGCAAAATTGAACATGTTGAAAATGTATATATTACAAACCTAAACTTTGAACCATGA
- a CDS encoding AAA domain-containing protein — protein MLQEASKLINSAFQQSFLKRLCQYLHDCIREEVKSATFRNLNQDKDNQWVFLEEEAGMLISPNNPLKLSDSDGHLTKLMVHADTSQKDKYLMFGFLFVEGKSGKKKVSNEFLTPLLYIPCRLERSGTNLALILTEETISLNTGALSGLLNYDDEDQAENLFGGLIDVVPDYPVTHEKMQIFLTTLKSIIPELDISECASFFAKKPEVDKDSDIAITNKSAVILTKRPTVTAGVLHELTQMAEKPSGVFRETSLRPINEEFMGTKGKISVRKSDKDFCPITPLSLSESQTEVLKAVDDNTLITVFGPPGTGKSQTIVNLVTHLVANGKSVLVASRMDKAVDVVVERLSEFGAPYLALRAGRANYQKQLNFEIQDILSNKLDLDTGFEGAVFADIDDMKTLLKNISDTQKKADEIIKLEHIWYEILEEYKTNAAKLENEYINKKLSDMDISIGKSILKKIEKVSEGTNFFNKILFWIYNFQLRKSLMLKNLEFTHEAVIAISEELEVKELYNRLKSIEQKINKIGNLHVLLQQVRDLKTKQRKLAIDILKNKRRKALNEITRDQAKRQRLMVHSKALIERKKNLQNRLLEDEDFQPLVEAFPCWAVTTYAVSESLPLKAGLFDVAIIDEASQCDIASCFPIMFRAKKTIVVGDDKQLPHLSFLEKAKEQSFFTQYNIPDKYQLMWRFRTNSVFDLANYYSTCPILLDEHFRSLPPIIDFSNKEFYGSRLRIMNKETKLGGILELHIVEDAKVDPDATRNAAEVEKLLERLQEIMQEDAAKKPKKPVSIGIISPFRGQVELIKKAVAQVIPDKLVRKHEIDIGTAHTFQGDERDIIMLSFALAPNSHNQSLTFVQKPNLFNVAITRARKKLICFISKKPQDLPAGLMRDFLNYIRDFNEHYEISKRLDPNLADYNNKLEREIAQMCIDEGLEVLSGFETAGMRVDLITGDGENQIAVECDGMDDEFETCQKQVYKQTILERCGFKVVRITAREWYYSQIACIEKIKRELIDIKISKGG, from the coding sequence ATGCTGCAAGAAGCATCAAAGTTAATAAACAGTGCTTTTCAACAGAGCTTTTTAAAAAGGCTTTGCCAGTATTTGCACGATTGTATAAGAGAAGAAGTTAAAAGCGCTACATTCAGAAACCTAAATCAGGATAAGGACAATCAATGGGTGTTTTTGGAAGAAGAGGCAGGAATGCTTATTTCGCCGAATAATCCGCTGAAACTTTCTGATTCTGACGGTCATTTGACTAAATTAATGGTACATGCCGATACCTCACAAAAAGACAAATATCTTATGTTCGGATTTCTCTTTGTAGAAGGCAAATCAGGCAAGAAAAAAGTTTCAAACGAGTTTTTAACCCCGCTTTTGTACATACCTTGCAGGCTTGAGCGAAGCGGGACAAATCTGGCTTTGATTTTGACCGAAGAAACCATTTCACTTAATACAGGCGCGCTTTCAGGTTTGCTTAACTATGATGATGAAGACCAGGCAGAAAACCTCTTTGGCGGCTTGATTGACGTAGTGCCTGATTATCCCGTTACCCATGAAAAAATGCAAATATTTTTAACCACCTTAAAATCAATTATCCCCGAGCTTGATATAAGCGAATGCGCAAGCTTCTTTGCTAAAAAACCCGAAGTCGACAAAGACAGCGACATAGCCATAACCAACAAATCTGCGGTTATTTTAACCAAAAGACCAACCGTTACGGCTGGTGTTTTGCATGAACTTACACAAATGGCGGAAAAACCGAGCGGAGTGTTCAGAGAAACTTCTCTGCGTCCGATAAACGAAGAATTTATGGGCACAAAAGGCAAAATAAGCGTACGAAAAAGCGACAAGGATTTTTGCCCGATTACCCCCTTGTCTTTAAGCGAATCTCAAACAGAGGTGTTGAAAGCTGTTGACGATAATACTTTAATAACTGTTTTTGGTCCTCCGGGAACAGGAAAATCACAAACCATCGTTAATCTGGTTACGCACCTTGTTGCTAACGGCAAGAGTGTACTTGTTGCTTCACGTATGGATAAAGCTGTAGATGTTGTGGTAGAAAGGCTCAGTGAATTTGGCGCGCCTTATTTGGCATTGAGGGCAGGAAGAGCCAATTACCAAAAGCAGTTGAATTTCGAAATACAGGATATTTTATCAAACAAGCTTGATTTAGACACAGGGTTTGAGGGGGCTGTTTTTGCCGATATTGACGATATGAAAACCCTCTTGAAAAACATTTCCGACACGCAAAAGAAAGCCGATGAAATAATTAAACTCGAACATATCTGGTATGAAATTTTGGAAGAATATAAAACAAATGCGGCAAAGCTTGAGAACGAATATATCAACAAAAAGCTTTCTGATATGGATATTTCCATAGGCAAATCAATTTTGAAAAAAATTGAAAAAGTGTCGGAAGGAACAAACTTCTTTAACAAGATTTTATTCTGGATTTATAATTTTCAGCTGAGAAAAAGCCTCATGCTCAAAAACCTTGAATTCACTCATGAAGCAGTTATCGCAATCAGCGAAGAGCTTGAAGTGAAAGAATTATATAACCGATTAAAATCAATCGAGCAAAAAATCAATAAGATAGGAAATTTGCACGTATTATTGCAGCAGGTGCGGGATTTAAAGACAAAGCAGCGTAAACTTGCCATAGATATTTTGAAAAACAAACGCCGCAAGGCATTGAACGAAATAACCCGCGACCAAGCGAAACGCCAGCGTTTGATGGTGCATTCCAAAGCGTTAATAGAACGCAAGAAAAACCTGCAAAACAGACTGCTTGAAGATGAAGATTTTCAGCCGTTGGTTGAGGCTTTTCCCTGCTGGGCAGTTACAACCTATGCTGTCAGCGAAAGTTTACCGTTAAAAGCAGGGCTTTTTGATGTGGCTATTATCGATGAAGCTTCTCAATGTGATATCGCAAGCTGCTTCCCTATAATGTTCAGGGCGAAAAAGACGATAGTCGTCGGCGATGACAAGCAGCTGCCCCATTTATCCTTCCTTGAAAAAGCAAAAGAACAGTCGTTCTTCACCCAGTACAACATACCCGACAAGTACCAGTTAATGTGGCGGTTCAGAACAAATTCGGTATTTGATTTGGCAAATTATTATTCAACCTGCCCGATATTGCTTGATGAGCATTTCAGAAGTTTGCCGCCGATAATAGACTTTAGCAATAAAGAATTTTACGGTTCAAGGCTTCGTATAATGAACAAAGAAACCAAGCTTGGCGGGATTTTGGAACTTCATATTGTCGAAGATGCTAAAGTTGACCCCGACGCAACCAGAAATGCGGCAGAAGTTGAAAAACTTCTGGAGCGCCTTCAGGAAATAATGCAGGAAGACGCGGCCAAAAAGCCTAAAAAGCCTGTTTCTATAGGTATTATCTCGCCTTTCAGAGGTCAGGTTGAACTTATTAAAAAAGCTGTTGCACAGGTTATACCTGACAAACTCGTCCGCAAACATGAAATTGATATAGGAACAGCCCATACTTTTCAGGGTGATGAGCGTGATATAATTATGCTTTCTTTTGCGCTTGCGCCTAACAGTCATAACCAAAGTTTAACCTTTGTACAGAAGCCAAACCTGTTTAACGTTGCAATAACAAGAGCACGCAAAAAATTAATCTGTTTTATTTCCAAAAAACCTCAGGATTTACCCGCAGGTTTAATGCGTGATTTCTTGAATTATATTCGTGATTTTAACGAACATTATGAAATATCAAAACGGTTAGACCCTAATTTGGCGGATTATAACAATAAACTTGAAAGAGAAATTGCACAAATGTGCATAGATGAAGGATTAGAAGTTTTATCAGGTTTTGAAACCGCAGGCATGCGGGTTGACCTTATTACAGGCGACGGCGAAAATCAGATTGCCGTTGAATGCGACGGCATGGACGACGAGTTTGAAACCTGCCAAAAACAGGTTTACAAACAAACTATTCTTGAAAGATGCGGTTTTAAAGTTGTCCGAATAACCGCCAGAGAATGGTATTACAGCCAAATAGCCTGCATAGAAAAAATTAAACGTGAATTAATTGATATAAAAATATCTAAAGGCGGCTAA
- a CDS encoding cob(I)yrinic acid a,c-diamide adenosyltransferase has translation MENNNLINPNFSEIGYIQIYTGNGKGKTTASLGLALRALGRGWRVLIVFFTKGGDDYGELFALRELSPKLKKQLTIVQAGLDRIVYSNNQNEDDKKAVREGWEIVKQAAVSKEYQLIIMDEANIAIDLNLITVEEMKEFLSNKPKALEIVLTGRRANEEITELAHLVSNIDPVKHYWDIGIHARKGIEY, from the coding sequence ATGGAAAATAATAATTTAATCAATCCTAATTTCAGTGAAATAGGCTATATACAGATATACACAGGCAACGGAAAAGGGAAAACCACAGCTTCTTTAGGCTTGGCGCTGCGTGCGCTGGGGAGGGGCTGGCGTGTCTTAATTGTATTTTTTACCAAAGGCGGTGATGATTACGGTGAACTTTTTGCATTAAGAGAATTATCCCCAAAACTCAAAAAACAATTAACCATTGTGCAAGCAGGATTGGACAGAATAGTTTATTCAAACAACCAAAATGAAGATGATAAAAAAGCAGTAAGAGAAGGATGGGAAATTGTAAAACAAGCCGCAGTATCTAAAGAATACCAGCTGATAATAATGGATGAAGCTAATATAGCTATAGATTTGAACTTAATTACCGTTGAAGAAATGAAGGAATTTCTCAGCAATAAGCCCAAAGCTCTGGAAATTGTCTTAACAGGCAGAAGAGCAAATGAAGAAATAACAGAGCTGGCACATTTGGTTTCCAACATTGACCCTGTCAAGCATTATTGGGATATAGGGATACATGCCCGTAAAGGAATAGAATATTAA